AACATTTAGTTGTAGCTCAGACCATACCTCTGTTGTCGAAATCAGCCAGTCTATATCCTCATCAGGTACAGACTCCGTGCACTGTGAACATAATAGGCCGTAAATGAAAGCCGCTTGTAAAGCGTGTAGCATGTTTTCTGTATCATAATTTTCATACTATTAACAGACTGGTTAaatatttcttcttgttaTATCTTCAAGATAGGCTTTAGGGTTATCATGATCGGTTAACTGACCTCGGCGCGCATCTCACGCAGGTGGGTATATATCTGTCGCCAAATAAAAGGACCGCTTTCCAAGGTTCGAGAATAAAACATTTGAGTTAAATTTCTGCATATAGCCAGAGATTTAGGCAAACAACTGTGAGGTGCCTCTGAAGGGCATTCGTCATTTTGACTAAGGAAACATGGGGGATGTATGAAAGGTGGCAAGTTTCTACCCTCTGCAATGCGACGGGTGTAGTCAACCAGCTGACTTAATATCATCTTGGCAGTCAAAGATCCTTGCTGAAATGATCTCTCACGCATCGAAAGAGGAGGTTTGTCTGGGGTATCAACTGAGTCCATCGTCGTCATGAGAAAATCCGTGCTGTTGAAACTGATGCTGGCCGGCATAGGAGAGGATGCGGTGCTGAGGCCAAAGCTCGGCATAGGAAATGGAAGTGAAAGAGGATCGGATGTAGACAAaggattaataaaatactgcGATATAGAGCTGTTATCAGAATCTCCCTGGTTATCCAGCGACGGAGTTATCCCATAAGGAAATGTTGATGCTGCAGAAACATCAAAAGGTGAAAATGAATCGCTCTTATAGTTAGCTAGGTCTGGCATTTTGGCACTAGTATCGGCCAATGTAGGCATAACATCAAATGTAATTTCTCCCAAGTTTGTATCTGGACCAGCAAAGTAGTTTCCTGTTTCTGTTGCTACAGCATCTGAGATCTCTGCGATAGAAACTGAGTTGTCTGATCGAAAATGCCCATTGTTTACGATCTTTTGAATGGCTATCGGGGCAGTTGTAACAGGCAAGATTGGCCTGAAATCCTTCCGGCGTTGCTGGTTACCTGAATTGCGGATACGGCTGTGCGGATAGTGGCACTGGAGACAGCGCTTTGCGCACCGCAAGCATGGCGACGACAAGGAGCATCGCGATTTGGCCACGCGGCAGTTGTCGCAGGACTTGGCTCGGGTATTAGGCATCCGGAAGTTCGGTATATCTAGCAAATCACGCAAGGGATATTGAAACAAAATAGAAATGTAAAAGACGACGGAGATTGAGGCTGCTTGACTGACCCCTTTAGCCAAGCCAGCAAGATTTCTGAAGCATCGCCGGAGTTGTAAGCCAATAAGCTATCGCTGCCGGAGTTTGCAGCCAATCACAGCGAAGTGGGTAAGATCATTGTCAGCCAAAATCCGACTTGAAGCATGAAATAGTGGCGGGGCGGCCTTTGCTAAGAATGCGCTGAGATGGACGACGGGAAGCCAAAAGCGGAAGCTTGATTTGTATAAagagcaggaaaaaagatataagaaACAAAATATAGCCCTATGAGGAACCAGAAGCATTCTTTTGACTATATACTGTAATTCAATTCCACCAGTTCCATATTCTACATATTCTAAAGCGAAACAACTTACTCGCCTGAATAATGGCTTTACGGAAGACTTGTCTCGTCACAGGCTGCTCGGCCGGTGGAGTTGGCGCCGCATTCGCGGAAGCCTTTAAGAACAAGGGCTATCATGTGTTCGCAACAGCACGCTCGCCCTCTAAGATACCACAAACTCTGCATGAAGCATCTAACGTCACTGTTCTCGCCCTCGATGTAACATCCACGGAATCGATCGCATCGGCTCTTGAAGAagtcaaaaagaaaacgaataAGCTCGATGTTCTCGTCAACAACGCTGGGCTTGGGCTGAACATGCCAGGCCTCGACACATCACTTGAGGAAGCCAAGAAACTATTCGATCTCAACTTCTTCGGAGCTCTGGCTATGATGCAAGCTTTTGGTCCTATGCTGGTCGCAGCTAAGGGTTGCGTGGTTAATAACTCTTCTGTAGGCGGCGTTTTCaactttcctttttccagTACGTACATACAACTCTTTCAACTTCACTTCCAATAATGCTAAGCGAATTTTGATAGGCATCTATAACGCCAGCAAAGCAGCATTGATTCACGGAGGCGAGACCTGGCGTCTTGAAATGGCACCTCTTGGAGTCCGTGTCATGACTCTCGTCACCGGCGGTATTGCAACAAATTTCTTCGTCAACATGCAAACCCTCATCTTTCCTGAAAACTCTTACTATAAGCCCATCAAAGATATTATTGAAGATAACCCAGAAGAGAATCCCTATGGCATGAAGCCGGAAGTATTTGCCCAGGATGTTTTATCACGAGTCGAGAAGGGGGCAAATGGCAAGCAATGGGTTGGTGGCGGCGCTAGTATAGGTCGCTTTGGCTTGTGGTTGATGCCTCAAGGTGCTATTGTAAGTCCTACATCAAGCCAAAGTTAGCTTAATCTTGTGGTGGTACTAATTTGTGGACGAATTCGCAGGACAAACTCGTGCAAAGCATAAAACCCTTtgccaagaagctggagcAAGAGCATGCCAAGACTGCTTAAACTAAACAGCTGCGACGGTCTTCAAGATACACATTTTGTTTCGAACCGCTATTTCACTTTGACAGCTTCCTTTTCAATTTGGTAATTGTAACATATTTGCATACAGAGGTCTTTGTTTTGACTTTTGCTTTCTGCTTTTAGCTCTTGTATAGAGATAGTAGATAGTAAATAGTTTAGATATACTGCATACACAAtgttgtttcttttgtttcattCAAGAAGCGCAACAGCTAAACAGCAATCTTCAAACGATAAAAACACATTTCATAATAAATATGACTCATTACTGCTCCATCTCGTAAACAGGATTCCTTTCCTTTATCTGATCATTTAAcgctctttatataattagaaactaataattaactaCCATTTTAGTGTTAGAACTTGAACTTATTCTCGCTTCGTAAAGACAAGCGGGCATTCATCCTGTGCAACTGGTTAGCTATATATTCTGTAAAGTAATGAGCTGCGTCCCATGACGTTAAGCCCCATGTATCTTCAACATACCATAGGGAATAAGGTAGCAAAAACTCGAATCTCTTCCGAGCGGCTTGTTGCGTGGTGCACCCAATCAATCTCCAATGAAGCTTTGCCAATCATGTGAGCAAGAGTAAGCGGCACATATCTTCTTGCAATACAGTCGTGTGCACCAGCGCCGAAGACCAGCCAATTTTTGGTCTTTGTCTCAGCATCACCTGTAATCCACCGTTCTGGGTCAAATACATCAGGGTTGGGGTAGGCTACTGGATCGTGAAGAGCCGGGTAACAAGAGGGAACAATCATGGCGTTCTTAGGAACTGTGTAGTTTGGAGTAACTGGAAACGCCTTAGTGGCTAGGTAAGGCACAAAGATAACTGGCGGGCGGTAACGGAGGACTTCTTTGATCACGGCGTGCGTATAAATCATCGACTCGAACATACCAAGTTCGAACGGTCGGTTTTTGTCGCCGCCTCGTACAGCCAAGTTCTCTTCTCTTAAGCGGTCCAAAACATCCGGTCTCTGAGCCAGAATCTGGAACAGCCATGTGGTAGCGCTACTAGATGCATCTTGAGACGCAAAAAGGAATGTGAATAGCGTCTGGGCAATTTCTTCCGGTGTGAATTCGCGAATAAGATTGGTCGGCTTCTCGATTCCTTCAGCGCCCGCCGCAATGGCTTCGTTGTACTTTGTAGATTCATACATGTGCTCGACCCATTGGTCAACTATGCATGTTGGTCTGGCACCTGAAGCCATATTGGACTTacacgcagcagcagcctttgtAAATTCTGCCAGCACAGCATCTGCTGTACGCTTTCCTCGCCAGCACTTGGTGAATGGGATATAAATAGAGAGCGGGACGTTGACAAGGTCGAGAGCATCAGTAACAAGATAGAAATCGTCTGCAATTCTCTTGACTGCTTCCTGAGAGATGTAATCTCCAAAGAATGTTCGACAAGATAAGGCGCAATTGATCTCTCTGAACCAACCCATAAAGACGGTGGGCTTTCCCTTGTTTTTGCTGGCTTGAACAAACTTTTTGAAATAGTCCCCGTAGACCTTTTCTTGAACTGGCAGATACCTGCTCAAAGCTTTGTTTGTGAATAGGCCCGTCAATCCTCTGCGAAACTCAGCGTGCGCTTTTCCATTAAGAAAGACCCATGCCGTAGGACGCATTATTTCTATCGCCATCGGAACAAGGCATGGCCTCGTAAATGTTGGAGATTTGAAGACTTTGTGCGCTAGATCGCGGTCTGAGGCTAAGACAACAAACCTATAAAGAAGTTAGTCCAACGTCTTTAAAAAACAACACAAAGGAGCATCTCCAGCTACCGGTAAAAGGGAAATTCGAAATACATACTTGTGGAATACAGATACGCAACTAAGGGGGCCACTGGCCCATTGTGCAAGATAGGCATCGAATTTTGGGTAGATTGCTTGCAGGAATGGTCCCATAAGCGGAATCTTGAACATGGGTCCAGCTATTGAGCCTTtctgttttatatataaaactatcaTTTCGTCAGCAGTTTTAATAACTCTCGAGATAGTTTCGACGACATACACTGATCATATGCGATTAGAATCAATAAAGCCGTGACAGCTATCTGCCAGTTCGAATCAGGCAAATATGTTGATAGGACACCACACGCTTTACTCGAAATACCATGCTGAGTACCATTTGTTACAACTTCGACAGTGGCCGGAATGCCACTTTCAAGAATAGTGGCCATGATGATATTGCAGACAACTGCAAGGTCGTGTCTTGCAGAGGATACACAAATGGGTTCTATACAGGGAGGAACTTGGGGGGGAGAGACAATtgtattaaatatatacagGCCAGTAACAATTTCTACCTTGACATAGATACACTGGTAATTAGCTTACTGCAGCCAATTTTAACCAGAGTAAAAGTGGCCAGATTTGATACCAACATCCAAGCCAATGGTTGGCGCATTCGTTCTGCATCTACGAATTATCTGAGACTTCTCGTATTCGTATACTGGAGATTTTCTCAATCTGACTCTATCTCCCAGCATTGGGTAGCCGATTACGTGCTAGACTCCGAGAACAAAGGGCGTACAGACCTGGGAATATCATTGCTTTGGTATGCCAGAAAATGAAGCCTGATTGCTCCGAATTACCATCGCGATTAAGACATTCGGAGTCTAGTCCTGATTAGTTCTAGACCCCGAACCTCTGTGCCTCAACATGGGGCAGCCCGGCGGACTTTTCGCATTATCCTGGCTCAGGGCAGAGTTTCAATTGGCCTGCCGTCGTTAGCATCTAGAAGAGCCCACTAATTCATTGGATGTTTGCTCTGAGAACATGCGACTGTTTTCGGATGCGGACCATGGCGACGGGAATGATgattatttaattttctctGGGCGAGATTCTCCGCATCCTTAAAACGATGCTTACAGCCGCATCGTAATAGATACGGTTCTTCATTGCCTGTCGGCATAAATAAACTCCTTATAAAAGAGCCCTCATAAGACGACCCTTATTTGTATATACAAAGCAATCAGTGGTATAAGAAGCCGAATCAGCCCAAAGTTTTGATGTGCCAGCGGTCATGGGTATAGAGAAAGGTCTATTGCTTAATTGGGTGATTGCGATGAAAACAGAGGAACTTGCTGCCCGCGTTTCGTAACAAACTCAAATACTTCCTTCCATGTCTGACGGAAAAGCTCTTCCTGCGGCACTCTTATCCAAAGTATGCTATGCAGCCGCATGAGGACGTCCTCCCAAGTTGTCAAGTTGAGAGTTTCTGAAACCGTACTGCTTTGTTCTAAGAACCACTGATGGCCTTCTCTCCCAATTGTAGACACCATACCAACAGAGAGAGCCCAGATTATGTGTGGCTCATACATATAGTTGGTTCCAGCCAAGACCGTTAAGTTGTACCGTAGTTGGAAAATTAAGATATGTGCTAGGCCAGCGTGGGAGTAGTACGTGGTGCCGTGTATGATGAGCATATAGAGTGCGGCCGCATATCGGAGGCACTCAGACGCCGCAGAATGCATTGGGTTTTCATCTATGAgtggaggcagcagcagcagcctgtgTATGACATAACATGTCAGGTCGTGCAATGCTGTATTTGTGAGATTTGAATGGCGTGGGTCCTGAAAGATGGTCCTTAGACGTGATAAAATGCTGCCCAGAGCCGGGTTTATGTTTAGATCATCAAAGATCCCATCCGGGGCTTCTGCGTCGGCTGAGACCAGCTGCCACTGCGGGATTGGACTGATTCCATCTCCGTGGCCAAAGTCATCCTTGGCTGGGAATTGAGGAGCTCCCATGACCAACATAGATACCCTGCGTGAAGCTTTTTAGCAACCATTTCCGCCATAGACATCTCCAACACTCACCATGAGACCATTCGCGCTGTAAGCGGACTTCGGCGCTTTACTTCGTTTATTCCACCCCGAAAAGTAACCATTCTTTTAACCCCATCGATATGCGTCTTACTGGCTTCGATATTTCCCTTGCCATGCTGTTCATTTCCTGTGTTAGTACCGAGAGCTTTTCTACTAGTGGGGGAGCGACATCTTACTTCAATGGCCGCCAAAGTCACCACAGAGTCGATAGTCTCATCTTGAAACGCTAATGATGAGTCTTCAATCCTCCTTCTCACCAAAGCGATTGAATCCACCATCAGAAGGTCGGAGATTGGAAAGCCCTTTTGCGCCTGTAGCTCTTCATAGAGAGAGGCCGTCTGTAATGAGACGTGAAATAGCGCCTGGTCAGCAAGGGCAAGAGGCCACCACGAAACAATGAAAGGATTTGACTCTATATTGAGATCCAAGGGGTAGTATTGGAACGCAATGCTTGAAAGAACTAGAAATGTCAGTGCATGAACGGCACAAAATCGCTGTTcgcaaaagagaaacacTTACACCGATGAATGAGGCGTTGAACATGTAGACGAGGGAGTCTTGTCGATGGATATGAGTCAAAGGGATCAAAAGATGCTGTCGCCGGGTTTATCAGCAATCCCGGGTTTTCCGAAGTTCGCGATATTATCTCCCTCTCCTGCGGCACCACAGACAACGCCTCGTTCTCATTCTTAGAAGCTTTTGAGTTGTATCCCGTAGTCTCTGTTGATGATACAGCTGCGTCCAGGGGCGAGTTTAGAGGCGAGTTTGCATAAACGCACTTAGACTTCCTCTTGACGCATCGAGAGCACTGCGGAACTCGGAGATCACAGCCTAGCTTCGCTTTTGCGCATGCGTTGCAGGACCTGCGCAGGGTTGTGCGCATTTTCTAGCCACGAAAACGGCGTAGCCTCGCATCAACGATGGCAAGTCGGTGAAGAGTGCAAGGTTGTATAAAATGGCACCCAGTCGGATGCGCCCATATAAGCATGTTTATAGCGAATCCGAAGCTTACTTCTAAGATGCAGGTTGAAACCACACGAAGCTCGAGAATGGATGACTAATGCGGGCCGTGTTTCGGCCAACTGGTGGTGTAGCACACAGTATTGgtgtattaataaatagagaGTAAGCAACAGTCATGTTTCCTTCGCAAGAACGTGAAGTTGTGTTCCAAGAGAGGCCTAAGATTTGTTCCTGAATTGATAAGTGTATAAAGAGTTCTCGTCTCTCACGGTCATAATACGTGGAGGCTGTTACA
The Trichoderma asperellum chromosome 7, complete sequence DNA segment above includes these coding regions:
- a CDS encoding uncharacterized protein (EggNog:ENOG41) — its product is MALRKTCLVTGCSAGGVGAAFAEAFKNKGYHVFATARSPSKIPQTLHEASNVTVLALDVTSTESIASALEEVKKKTNKLDVLVNNAGLGLNMPGLDTSLEEAKKLFDLNFFGALAMMQAFGPMLVAAKGCVVNNSSVGGVFNFPFSSIYNASKAALIHGGETWRLEMAPLGVRVMTLVTGGIATNFFVNMQTLIFPENSYYKPIKDIIEDNPEENPYGMKPEVFAQDVLSRVEKGANGKQWVGGGASIGRFGLWLMPQGAIDKLVQSIKPFAKKLEQEHAKTA
- a CDS encoding uncharacterized protein (EggNog:ENOG41), with the translated sequence MRTTLRRSCNACAKAKLGCDLRVPQCSRCVKRKSKCVYANSPLNSPLDAAVSSTETTGYNSKASKNENEALSVVPQEREIISRTSENPGLLINPATASFDPFDSYPSTRLPRLHVQRLIHRFLSSIAFQYYPLDLNIESNPFIVSWWPLALADQALFHVSLQTASLYEELQAQKGFPISDLLMVDSIALVRRRIEDSSLAFQDETIDSVVTLAAIEHGKGNIEASKTHIDGVKRMVTFRGGINEVKRRSPLTARMVSWVSMLVMGAPQFPAKDDFGHGDGISPIPQWQLVSADAEAPDGIFDDLNINPALGSILSRLRTIFQDPRHSNLTNTALHDLTCYVIHRLLLLPPLIDENPMHSAASECLRYAAALYMLIIHGTTYYSHAGLAHILIFQLRYNLTVLAGTNYMYEPHIIWALSVGMVSTIGREGHQWFLEQSSTVSETLNLTTWEDVLMRLHSILWIRVPQEELFRQTWKEVFEFVTKRGQQVPLFSSQSPN